One Halobaculum roseum DNA segment encodes these proteins:
- a CDS encoding DNA cytosine methyltransferase codes for MGDSDLTYVDLFAGAGGLSVGLENAGFELLHAVEVDEDARATFAHNRASLEPKEISTDIRDIPRDQIVDAVGAETVDLVAGGPPCQGFSEVISPDGSDDRNHLFENFIDWVDVLRPKAALFENVRGMRNTADGEFFEAVEGSFDNLGYEVTHRVVTSSDFGVPQHRRRLIVIASEKGSMTNPFEGFEIDTIGTPGVMDGIGDLPEVGPGEEKTEYVQEPETVLQTDLRGDTDELSSHIAANHQSDMVEMISHISDGGNRDEIPDELQPSSGYHNSYSRLKSDEPAVAITSNMSKPSSARCIHPFQHRGLTPREGARLQTFPDSYRFKGALGAQRKQIGNAVPPYLAEAVGYFLKDSVYELELSDCDRTRMQLLRCGALTIEEYEERADEIGGFTQQATFDMAD; via the coding sequence ATGGGAGATTCCGACCTTACCTACGTGGACCTCTTCGCTGGCGCCGGAGGACTCTCTGTCGGGCTGGAGAACGCTGGGTTCGAACTACTCCACGCGGTCGAGGTCGACGAGGACGCCCGGGCGACGTTCGCTCACAACAGGGCGAGCCTCGAACCGAAGGAGATCAGTACCGATATCAGAGATATCCCTCGCGACCAGATCGTCGACGCGGTCGGCGCGGAGACGGTCGACCTCGTCGCCGGCGGTCCACCCTGTCAGGGATTTTCCGAGGTCATCAGCCCCGACGGCTCCGACGATCGGAACCACCTGTTCGAGAACTTCATCGACTGGGTCGACGTGCTGCGCCCGAAGGCGGCCCTGTTCGAGAACGTCCGCGGGATGCGGAATACCGCCGACGGCGAGTTCTTCGAGGCCGTCGAGGGGTCGTTCGACAACCTCGGGTACGAGGTCACACATCGCGTCGTCACGTCCTCGGACTTCGGTGTCCCGCAGCACCGACGACGCCTCATCGTGATCGCCTCCGAGAAGGGGAGCATGACCAACCCGTTCGAGGGGTTCGAGATCGACACGATCGGGACGCCCGGCGTGATGGACGGGATCGGCGACCTCCCCGAGGTCGGACCGGGCGAGGAGAAGACCGAGTACGTGCAGGAGCCGGAGACGGTCCTGCAAACGGATCTCCGCGGCGACACCGACGAGCTGAGTTCGCATATCGCGGCGAACCACCAGAGCGACATGGTCGAGATGATCTCGCATATCTCCGACGGCGGGAACCGCGACGAGATCCCGGACGAACTGCAGCCGTCCTCGGGCTATCACAACTCCTACTCGCGGCTCAAGTCCGACGAGCCGGCGGTCGCGATCACCTCCAACATGTCGAAGCCGTCGAGCGCTCGTTGTATCCACCCGTTCCAGCACCGCGGCCTGACACCGCGTGAAGGCGCACGGCTTCAGACGTTCCCGGACTCGTACCGGTTCAAGGGCGCACTCGGCGCGCAGCGGAAGCAGATCGGCAACGCCGTCCCGCCGTATCTCGCTGAGGCCGTCGGCTACTTCCTGAAGGACTCAGTGTACGAGCTCGAGCTCTCCGATTGCGATCGCACACGGATGCAGTTGCTCAGGTGCGGGGCGCTGACAATCGAGGAGTACGAGGAGCGCGCCGACGAGATCGGCGGGTTCACGCAGCAGGCGACGTTCGATATGGCGGACTGA
- a CDS encoding type II toxin-antitoxin system HicA family toxin, translating into MRTVFSGREVISVLTSFGWAPVHRKGSHVRLRYENSDTGEVRLVDVPMHDEIAIGTLRSIADQCGADDFQAWCAWIDEHR; encoded by the coding sequence CTGCGGACGGTGTTCTCCGGGCGGGAGGTCATTTCCGTACTCACGAGCTTCGGCTGGGCGCCCGTCCACCGGAAGGGGAGTCACGTCCGACTTCGGTACGAGAACTCCGACACGGGCGAGGTCCGGTTGGTCGACGTCCCGATGCACGACGAGATCGCCATCGGAACCCTGCGATCCATCGCGGACCAATGCGGTGCGGACGACTTCCAGGCGTGGTGCGCGTGGATCGACGAGCATCGCTGA
- a CDS encoding type II toxin-antitoxin system HicB family antitoxin yields MASAADKNHESGVEFFVEDDGSITARDLETGLARGGETKAEALSQLAEVLALQEGGGEPIEDPDAFLADELGIDPDDVEAARDENGELPDFLQ; encoded by the coding sequence ATGGCAAGCGCGGCCGACAAAAACCACGAATCCGGGGTGGAGTTCTTCGTCGAGGACGACGGCTCGATCACGGCCCGCGACCTCGAAACCGGACTCGCCCGGGGCGGCGAGACGAAGGCCGAGGCGCTGTCCCAACTCGCGGAGGTGCTGGCACTCCAGGAGGGCGGCGGCGAGCCGATCGAGGACCCCGACGCCTTCCTTGCCGACGAACTCGGGATCGACCCCGACGATGTCGAGGCTGCGCGCGACGAGAACGGCGAACTTCCCGACTTCCTCCAGTAA
- a CDS encoding NosD domain-containing protein encodes MTEDGPVRSPLPSIAAVVLCVVLAAGVVGVSGAVGTIDTVESANVGVLGLDGGEEASLADRDAVRAAPDRGGVPNENTSTLEVIAAEGDRFSYRIVVEGDATSTVVDGHSADRDDTIRYDGDGTVTIAGQTGDGAGDAYLVTGEIRSVQVIGNASPYRIERNDEDVTGSLPTAESDGDAGDAGDADGETDGDGVDEDEPEAATPAPGDGDEDAGADPPDDARTETPEDDTETPESTTEPPADETETPETTTEPSADETEPPERTMEPPADDTETPEQPDETPESEDDPEQPDGTPDGTPAQPDNAPDREIDSCTVVDEPGRYELTEDLAADGDGVCLHVRAPDVVLDGNGNTIAGDGSEDSIGLLVLNGTVGTGDVGDPLTNVTVRDVGVTGFDTGVQAGSFDAVGTSLTLVGVDASGNAGAGVYFNEVDDSTLREITANDNRHGVLLWETYDIEVRGLAVEDNDAQGLYLAQNVGRSTFSDVRAVGNGAGDGGAAIRLSTDVEGNVIVDSVVADNDGPGIAFSDSGDNVIRDTTIEDNAAPGVVGDYPGGDRLERVALRGNGDRQLSVERGAFGVTAVAVGDGVTVSFADGIADLGLNGDDPYEFDTVERASLPGDPPGTPAADEALSVSGATVPTELSFELDGTADSKAVDLWRYDGDGWTRVADGSVTDGQFTATVEAVGVLVPLESADESTTPDEPEGDGTETPTGDETGTETPTGDAGTETEAPQDDATETDTPGSDDDGTEAADSGTETSTPEADDARATLAPDDGESGSDGTETATPTPDPEGTEPPD; translated from the coding sequence ATGACCGAGGACGGTCCCGTCCGCTCGCCGCTCCCGTCCATCGCTGCGGTGGTGCTCTGTGTCGTGCTCGCGGCGGGGGTCGTCGGCGTCTCCGGCGCCGTCGGGACCATCGACACCGTCGAGAGCGCCAACGTCGGCGTGCTCGGACTCGACGGGGGCGAGGAAGCCTCCCTTGCCGACCGCGACGCCGTTCGGGCGGCCCCCGACCGCGGCGGCGTTCCGAACGAAAACACGTCGACGCTCGAAGTGATCGCCGCCGAGGGCGACCGGTTCAGCTACCGTATCGTCGTCGAGGGCGACGCCACGTCGACCGTCGTCGACGGCCACTCCGCCGACCGCGACGACACGATCCGCTACGACGGCGACGGAACGGTCACGATCGCCGGCCAGACCGGCGACGGAGCCGGGGACGCCTACCTCGTGACCGGCGAGATCCGCTCCGTACAGGTGATCGGCAACGCCTCGCCGTACCGAATCGAGCGAAACGACGAGGACGTGACCGGTAGCCTCCCGACCGCCGAAAGCGACGGTGACGCCGGGGATGCCGGAGACGCCGACGGCGAGACCGACGGTGACGGAGTCGATGAGGACGAACCCGAGGCGGCTACTCCCGCCCCGGGCGACGGGGACGAGGACGCCGGGGCGGATCCGCCCGACGACGCCCGCACCGAGACTCCGGAAGACGACACCGAAACGCCGGAGAGTACGACAGAACCGCCCGCTGACGAAACCGAGACGCCCGAGACCACGACTGAACCCTCCGCGGACGAAACGGAACCGCCCGAGCGTACGATGGAACCACCCGCGGACGACACCGAAACACCTGAGCAACCGGACGAGACGCCGGAGTCCGAGGACGACCCGGAGCAACCTGACGGGACCCCTGACGGCACACCCGCCCAGCCCGACAACGCGCCCGACCGCGAGATCGACTCCTGCACGGTCGTCGACGAGCCGGGGCGATACGAGCTGACCGAGGACCTCGCGGCCGACGGCGACGGCGTCTGTCTCCACGTCCGCGCCCCGGACGTGGTCCTCGACGGGAACGGGAACACGATCGCCGGCGACGGGAGCGAGGACTCGATCGGGCTCCTCGTGCTCAACGGCACCGTCGGCACCGGGGATGTGGGCGACCCGCTGACGAACGTGACGGTGCGCGACGTGGGCGTCACGGGGTTCGACACCGGCGTCCAGGCCGGGTCGTTCGACGCGGTCGGGACGAGCCTCACGCTCGTCGGGGTCGACGCCTCCGGCAACGCGGGTGCGGGCGTCTACTTCAACGAGGTGGACGACTCGACGCTTCGCGAGATCACCGCGAACGACAATCGCCACGGCGTCCTCCTGTGGGAGACGTACGACATCGAGGTGCGCGGGCTCGCCGTCGAGGACAACGACGCGCAGGGCCTGTATCTCGCACAGAACGTCGGCCGGAGCACGTTCTCGGACGTGCGCGCCGTCGGCAACGGCGCGGGCGACGGCGGCGCGGCGATCCGCCTCAGCACCGACGTGGAGGGCAACGTCATCGTCGACAGCGTCGTCGCGGACAACGACGGCCCCGGGATCGCGTTCTCCGACAGCGGCGACAACGTGATCCGCGACACGACGATCGAGGACAACGCCGCTCCCGGCGTCGTCGGCGACTACCCCGGCGGCGACCGACTGGAGCGAGTCGCCCTCCGCGGGAACGGCGACCGGCAACTCAGCGTCGAGCGCGGCGCGTTCGGCGTGACGGCGGTCGCCGTCGGCGACGGCGTGACCGTCTCCTTCGCCGACGGCATCGCCGACCTGGGGCTGAACGGCGACGACCCGTACGAGTTCGACACGGTCGAGCGCGCCTCCCTACCCGGTGACCCGCCGGGGACGCCCGCCGCCGACGAGGCGCTGTCGGTCTCGGGGGCGACCGTCCCGACGGAACTCTCGTTCGAACTCGACGGGACGGCCGACTCGAAGGCCGTCGACCTCTGGCGGTACGACGGCGATGGCTGGACCCGCGTCGCCGACGGTAGCGTCACGGACGGGCAGTTCACGGCCACGGTCGAGGCTGTCGGCGTCCTCGTCCCGCTCGAATCCGCGGACGAGTCCACGACACCGGACGAACCGGAGGGCGACGGGACGGAGACGCCGACGGGCGACGAAACGGGAACGGAGACGCCGACGGGCGACGCCGGAACGGAAACTGAGGCGCCCCAGGATGATGCAACGGAAACGGATACGCCGGGAAGCGACGATGACGGGACCGAGGCGGCCGACTCGGGGACCGAAACGTCAACACCCGAGGCGGACGACGCGAGGGCCACTCTAGCGCCCGACGACGGCGAGTCCGGATCCGACGGGACGGAGACCGCGACGCCGACTCCCGACCCCGAGGGAACGGAACCGCCCGACTGA
- a CDS encoding CHY zinc finger protein: MRRDVHGTTVVGVAVGPETRCAHYDGPTDVIALRLGCCERFVPCVECHDAVADHGSEPWPRDRFDEPAVLCGACGATLSVEEYLDTQFACPECEAAFNPGCAAHYDRYFEGVEPNRTDRRRRDRDRRR; this comes from the coding sequence GTGCGACGGGACGTTCACGGCACGACCGTCGTCGGCGTCGCTGTCGGCCCGGAAACCCGCTGTGCCCACTACGACGGACCGACGGACGTGATCGCCCTGCGGCTCGGCTGTTGTGAGCGGTTCGTCCCGTGCGTCGAGTGCCACGACGCCGTCGCGGACCACGGATCCGAGCCGTGGCCCCGCGACCGGTTCGACGAGCCCGCGGTGCTGTGTGGTGCCTGTGGCGCGACGCTATCCGTCGAGGAGTATCTGGACACCCAGTTCGCCTGCCCGGAGTGTGAGGCCGCGTTCAACCCGGGCTGCGCGGCTCACTACGACCGCTACTTCGAGGGTGTCGAACCGAACCGAACCGATCGTAGGCGGCGGGACCGAGATCGTCGCCGATGA
- the msrA gene encoding peptide-methionine (S)-S-oxide reductase MsrA has product MTESATFGGGCFWCIEAAFEEIDGVDDVTSGYAGGHTEDPTYREVCSGTTGHAEVVQVTYDPDVISYEELLEVFFTVHDPTQLNRQGPDVGTQYRSIVLYHDDDQREIAASYIEALDEEGGYDDEVVTELEPLETFYRAEEKHQDYFAKNPNDAYCSMHAQPKIDKVREKFAEKINV; this is encoded by the coding sequence ATGACCGAGAGCGCAACGTTCGGCGGCGGCTGCTTCTGGTGTATCGAGGCGGCCTTCGAGGAGATCGACGGCGTCGACGACGTCACGTCCGGCTACGCCGGCGGTCACACCGAGGACCCAACCTATCGCGAGGTCTGCTCGGGGACGACGGGCCACGCGGAGGTCGTGCAGGTGACGTACGACCCCGATGTCATCAGCTATGAGGAGCTGTTGGAGGTGTTCTTCACCGTCCACGACCCGACCCAGTTGAACCGGCAGGGGCCGGACGTCGGGACCCAGTACCGGTCGATCGTGCTGTATCACGACGACGACCAGCGCGAGATCGCCGCGTCGTACATCGAGGCGCTCGACGAGGAGGGCGGCTACGACGACGAGGTCGTCACCGAACTCGAACCCCTGGAGACGTTCTACCGCGCCGAGGAGAAGCATCAGGACTACTTCGCGAAGAACCCGAACGACGCCTACTGCTCGATGCACGCTCAGCCCAAGATCGACAAGGTGCGCGAGAAGTTCGCCGAGAAGATCAACGTGTAG
- a CDS encoding class I SAM-dependent methyltransferase: MSATTDPGLDYVNPAAAYGFDASYRDASPNWDIGRPQRAFVALAEAGRIGRRVIEVGCGTGELSLFLARRGHEVLGVDVAPTAIRQAREKARWRRIRAHFLVWDALRLDALGVTADTVVDSAMLHCLGPAERRLATEAIRRTLRPDGWYFLVCDARGDDVAPTWASLSRADLRDLFTPDRGWELAFVADTVFERRGTRNPAFLVGARRTR; encoded by the coding sequence ATGTCGGCGACGACGGACCCGGGGCTCGACTACGTCAACCCCGCGGCCGCCTACGGCTTCGACGCCAGTTACCGGGACGCCTCGCCCAACTGGGACATCGGTCGCCCGCAGCGCGCGTTCGTGGCGCTGGCGGAGGCCGGCCGGATCGGCCGACGGGTGATCGAGGTCGGCTGCGGCACCGGGGAGCTGTCGCTGTTTCTCGCACGGCGGGGCCACGAGGTGCTCGGCGTCGACGTGGCGCCGACGGCGATCCGGCAGGCCCGGGAGAAGGCACGCTGGCGACGCATCCGCGCCCACTTCCTCGTGTGGGACGCGCTTCGACTGGACGCGCTCGGCGTGACCGCGGATACGGTCGTCGACTCCGCGATGTTGCACTGTCTCGGGCCGGCCGAACGTCGGCTCGCGACCGAGGCGATCCGGCGGACGCTGCGCCCGGACGGGTGGTACTTCCTCGTGTGTGACGCCCGCGGCGACGACGTGGCTCCCACCTGGGCGTCGCTGTCGCGGGCGGACCTGCGCGATCTGTTCACCCCGGACCGCGGCTGGGAGTTGGCGTTCGTGGCCGACACGGTGTTCGAGCGCCGCGGTACGCGAAACCCGGCGTTCCTCGTCGGCGCCCGGCGAACCCGATGA
- a CDS encoding serine hydrolase domain-containing protein, with the protein MEFPDAGDEGFEPVDPEAVGLDPDAVRDAVEFHLTHGTPPEQVAYDFSNQEPWDESEGELGYTLGPMPDRRGGPAGLILKEGKLVAEWGDTRRVDHSFSVAKSFLSIVAGAAWDRGLFELDERVAESRGHADDGGFDSAQNAPITWRHLLQQTSEWEGTLFDRPDSIDRNRGVGKTGGPGKGEHRDLADPGTHWEYNDVRINRLALSLLRLWAKPLPRVLAHEVVDPAGATRTWEWHGYHNSDVEIEGRTMKSVSGGGHWGGGFWGSARDLARAGHLLLNRGRWGDDRLLSEEWVEAATAPCEVNPNYGFLLWLNTDRTLWPSAPESAYAMLGHGQNVVWVDPDHDLVVVLRWLALSEDRAEREDLPNQDRFLRRLLAGL; encoded by the coding sequence ATGGAGTTTCCCGACGCCGGCGACGAGGGGTTCGAGCCGGTCGACCCGGAGGCGGTCGGCCTCGACCCCGACGCCGTCCGCGACGCCGTCGAGTTCCACCTGACGCACGGCACGCCGCCCGAGCAGGTCGCGTACGACTTCTCGAACCAGGAACCGTGGGACGAGTCCGAGGGCGAGTTGGGCTACACGCTCGGCCCGATGCCCGACCGCCGCGGCGGCCCAGCCGGCCTGATTCTGAAGGAGGGGAAGCTCGTCGCCGAGTGGGGCGACACCCGCCGCGTCGACCACTCCTTTTCGGTCGCGAAGTCGTTCCTCTCGATCGTCGCGGGGGCCGCCTGGGACCGCGGGCTGTTCGAGCTCGACGAGCGCGTCGCCGAGAGCCGCGGGCACGCGGACGACGGCGGCTTCGACTCCGCTCAGAACGCGCCGATCACCTGGCGCCATCTCCTCCAGCAGACCAGCGAGTGGGAGGGGACGCTGTTCGACCGCCCGGACAGCATCGACCGCAACCGCGGCGTCGGCAAGACCGGGGGCCCGGGGAAGGGGGAACACCGCGACCTGGCGGACCCGGGAACCCACTGGGAGTACAACGACGTGCGGATCAACCGGCTCGCGCTGTCCCTGTTGCGCCTGTGGGCGAAGCCCCTCCCGCGCGTGCTCGCCCACGAGGTGGTGGATCCCGCGGGGGCGACCCGGACCTGGGAGTGGCACGGCTATCACAACTCCGACGTGGAGATCGAGGGGCGGACGATGAAGTCCGTCTCCGGCGGCGGCCACTGGGGCGGCGGCTTCTGGGGCTCGGCGCGTGACCTCGCGCGGGCGGGTCACCTGCTGTTGAACCGCGGACGCTGGGGAGACGACCGACTCCTCTCCGAGGAATGGGTCGAGGCCGCGACCGCGCCCTGCGAGGTGAACCCGAACTACGGGTTCTTGCTGTGGCTCAACACCGACCGGACGCTGTGGCCGTCGGCGCCCGAATCGGCGTACGCGATGCTCGGCCATGGGCAGAACGTCGTCTGGGTCGACCCCGACCACGACCTCGTGGTGGTGTTGCGGTGGCTCGCGCTGTCGGAGGACCGCGCCGAGCGCGAGGACCTCCCGAACCAGGATCGCTTCCTCCGACGGTTGCTCGCCGGTCTGTGA
- a CDS encoding nucleoside phosphorylase gives MSDRDPSDDSEDPNAEVQYHIEVGPDDVADTVLLPGNPERVDKVTALWDDHEEVGQHREYRTATGEYDGEALSVTSTGIGSPSAAIAVEELARVGADTFIRVGSCGAIQEGMDVGDLVITSGAVRQEGTSKEYVREDYPAAADHEVVSALVAAAERLGYDYHVGITMSADSFYAGQGRPGFEGFEAAGSDALVDELREANVKNIEMEAAAIATIANVYGLRAGAVCTVYANRVTGEFRTEGESRAAECASLAAALLARMDEVKREAGVDRWHAGLSLD, from the coding sequence ATGAGCGATCGCGACCCCAGCGACGACAGCGAGGACCCGAACGCCGAGGTCCAGTACCACATCGAGGTCGGCCCCGACGACGTGGCCGACACCGTCCTCCTGCCGGGCAACCCCGAGCGCGTCGACAAGGTGACCGCGCTGTGGGACGACCACGAGGAGGTGGGCCAGCACCGCGAGTACCGAACCGCCACCGGCGAGTACGACGGCGAGGCGCTGTCGGTCACCTCCACGGGGATCGGCTCCCCCTCGGCCGCCATCGCCGTCGAGGAGCTGGCACGCGTCGGCGCGGACACGTTCATCCGCGTCGGCTCCTGCGGCGCCATCCAGGAGGGGATGGACGTGGGCGACCTGGTCATCACCTCCGGCGCCGTCCGCCAGGAGGGCACGAGCAAGGAGTACGTCCGCGAGGACTACCCCGCCGCCGCCGACCACGAGGTCGTCTCGGCGCTCGTGGCGGCCGCCGAGCGCCTCGGCTACGACTACCACGTCGGGATTACCATGTCGGCGGACTCCTTCTACGCCGGGCAGGGCCGCCCCGGGTTCGAGGGGTTCGAGGCCGCCGGCAGCGACGCGCTCGTCGACGAGCTGCGCGAGGCGAACGTGAAGAACATCGAGATGGAGGCCGCCGCGATCGCCACGATCGCGAACGTGTACGGCCTCCGCGCCGGCGCCGTCTGCACGGTGTACGCCAACCGCGTCACCGGGGAGTTCCGCACCGAGGGCGAGTCGCGGGCCGCCGAGTGCGCCAGCCTCGCGGCGGCGTTACTGGCGCGGATGGACGAGGTGAAGCGCGAGGCGGGCGTCGACCGCTGGCACGCCGGGTTGTCGCTCGACTAG
- a CDS encoding NAD(P)/FAD-dependent oxidoreductase: MSQQVVVVGAGYAGAGTVKSFEDAIEPGEAELTWVSDTDYHLVLHEAHRVIRKPEVESKVAIPVEEIKDDDTNFVKGRVTEIDADEQVVHTGDGDEIDYDYLLVAVGSATAFFGIDGLREHALTLKTLDDAREIHQAVKAAGQEATTTEPANVLVGGAGLSGIQSAGEIAEYRDDHKAPIDIELVEGLDSVFPNNDPEVQGAIRKRLDEKDIAVSTGEFISKVDEHAVYLGGAEAEYYGEDGNGDAPAKEDIDFSEDLVKEYDVLLWTGGITGQPEVEDFHLHADDRSNRVYAESTFETSDDNVFAIGDTALVEQGDEEFAPPTAQAAWQAAEVAGENLARAVRGAPLKSWRHEDKGTLISVGEEAVAHDVKAAGFESPINTFGGPAAKALKKAVASRWIADVSGYGRALNAWSDM, from the coding sequence ATGAGCCAACAGGTCGTCGTTGTCGGAGCCGGGTACGCCGGCGCCGGGACGGTGAAGTCGTTCGAGGACGCTATCGAACCCGGCGAGGCCGAACTGACGTGGGTGTCGGACACCGACTACCACCTCGTGCTCCACGAGGCCCACCGCGTCATCCGCAAGCCGGAGGTCGAATCCAAGGTCGCCATCCCGGTCGAGGAGATCAAAGACGACGACACGAACTTCGTGAAGGGCCGCGTCACGGAGATCGACGCCGACGAGCAGGTCGTCCACACCGGCGACGGCGACGAGATCGACTACGACTACCTCCTCGTCGCCGTCGGCTCGGCGACGGCGTTCTTCGGCATCGACGGGCTGCGCGAGCACGCGCTCACGCTGAAGACGCTCGACGACGCCCGCGAGATCCACCAGGCCGTGAAGGCTGCCGGGCAGGAAGCGACCACGACCGAGCCCGCGAACGTGCTCGTCGGGGGCGCCGGCCTCTCGGGGATCCAGTCGGCCGGCGAGATCGCGGAGTACCGCGACGACCACAAGGCGCCCATCGACATCGAGCTCGTCGAGGGGCTCGACTCGGTGTTCCCGAACAACGACCCCGAGGTGCAGGGCGCCATCCGCAAGCGCCTCGACGAGAAGGACATCGCCGTCTCCACGGGCGAGTTCATCTCGAAGGTCGACGAGCACGCCGTCTACCTCGGCGGCGCCGAGGCGGAGTACTACGGCGAGGACGGCAACGGCGACGCCCCCGCGAAGGAGGACATCGACTTCTCCGAGGACCTCGTGAAGGAGTACGACGTGCTGCTGTGGACCGGCGGCATCACCGGCCAGCCGGAGGTCGAGGACTTCCACCTCCACGCCGACGACCGCTCCAACCGCGTGTACGCCGAGTCGACGTTCGAGACGAGCGACGACAACGTGTTCGCCATCGGCGACACCGCCCTCGTCGAGCAGGGCGACGAGGAGTTCGCCCCGCCGACGGCGCAGGCCGCCTGGCAGGCCGCCGAGGTCGCCGGCGAGAACCTCGCCCGCGCCGTCCGCGGCGCCCCCCTGAAGTCGTGGCGCCACGAGGACAAGGGGACGCTCATCTCGGTCGGCGAGGAGGCCGTCGCCCACGACGTGAAGGCCGCCGGGTTCGAGTCCCCGATCAACACCTTCGGCGGCCCGGCCGCCAAGGCGCTGAAGAAGGCCGTCGCGAGCCGCTGGATCGCCGACGTGTCCGGCTACGGGCGCGCGCTCAACGCCTGGAGCGACATGTGA
- a CDS encoding HTH domain-containing protein, giving the protein MSSIELTDSQRKILNELVNLYREEEDAVKGETIADAVGRNAGTIRNQMQSLKALQLVEGVPGPKGGYKPTATAFEALDLQNLDEPASTPLFHEGERLDNVNVQEINLTSVHHPELCRAEIHVQGSVRDFHEGDSVSVGPTPLSKLVIDGTLDGKDDTASVLILKIDGMEAPSESPEH; this is encoded by the coding sequence ATGTCGTCCATCGAACTCACCGACAGTCAGCGGAAGATCCTCAACGAACTGGTGAACCTCTACCGCGAGGAGGAGGACGCGGTAAAGGGGGAGACGATCGCCGACGCCGTCGGGCGAAACGCCGGCACGATCCGCAACCAGATGCAGAGCCTGAAGGCGCTGCAGTTGGTCGAGGGCGTACCGGGGCCGAAGGGCGGATACAAGCCGACCGCGACCGCCTTCGAGGCGCTGGATCTGCAGAACCTCGACGAGCCCGCGTCGACGCCGCTGTTCCACGAGGGCGAGCGCCTCGACAACGTCAACGTCCAGGAGATCAACCTCACGTCCGTCCACCACCCGGAGCTGTGCCGCGCGGAGATCCACGTCCAGGGGTCGGTACGCGACTTCCACGAGGGCGACTCCGTCAGCGTCGGACCGACGCCGCTGTCGAAGCTCGTCATCGACGGCACCCTCGACGGGAAGGACGACACCGCCTCGGTGCTCATCCTCAAGATCGACGGGATGGAGGCGCCCTCGGAGTCGCCCGAGCACTGA